The nucleotide sequence AGTGTTGCTTAACGGGGCCGAAAAGGCTCGCGCCATTGCAAGCCCTTTCATGGCGGACTTACGCCATGCCGTGGGTTTGCGAAAACTGCACGCCAATGCGAAGCCCAGCAAGGCCAAATCTGAGAAGGTGGCTCGGGCATCCTTCAAGCAATACCGCGAGAAGGATGGCCTGTTCTATTTCAAATTTGTCGCTGCTGACGGCGAGGTATTGATGCAAAGCATGGGATTCGAATCCCCAAAGATAGCGGGACAGTCGATTGCCTTGCTGCAGCAAGGTGGCGGCACCGCGTTGGCCCAAGTAGCAACGCAGTTGGCACCTTGGACCTCCGCCGCGCAAGAGCAACGCGCGACTGCTGCGCTAGACCAATGGGCACAAGAAGCCAGTGCAGCCTAAAGGGCTAGCCTGCGAATTCCCAATTGCGCTTGGCGCCAAGCACTGCATCAGGATACGGGGCTTTGCCCCGTGATCCGTTGTAACGCCCCAGCGTCAAAAATAGGTTTCCCTTTTCAATGTCGAGGTAGTGCCGCAAGATGACGCAGCCGAAACGCAAGTTGGTTTGCATGTGAAACAGCTTGCCAGCATCACCATCGCCAATGGCCCGTGTCCAAAACGGCATGACTTGCATGTAGCCGCGGGCACCTACGCTGCTCACGGCAAACTTGCGGAAATTGCTTTCCACTTGAATCAAGCCCAACACCAAGGTCACGTCTAAGCCCGCCCGCTTGGACTCGTACCATACGGTTTGTAGGAACTCCTTGCGCACTTCCCACTCCGGCTTCTTCTTTTTCAGGCGCTCACTCATGCTCCCTAGCCAGCGCAAATACTTGAGACGAGATTCAGTGTCTTGAAACTCTGGAATAGGTGGCGCGGAGTTGCGAATGGCGGAGCTCAATGCCGTCCGAACCGAATCAATCAGAGGCTCTTCCAGTTGACCACCCGCCCGGGCTTGCTCCTGAAAGAATAGTGGAAAACCCAATACAGATGCGCGCAGAAGGCAGTTTCTTCTAGAAACCACCGCTACCCCACCCGTGGGCACCGTCATGCCTTCAGACGAGACTGAATGAGCCCAGCAATTTCAGTCAACGCCACTTGGCTGGACGCCGCATCTTTCCGATGCTGGTACTCCACCATGCCCTCCTTCAGTCCGCGGTCACCAATGGTGACGCGATGTGGCACGCCAATCAGCTCCCAATCGGCAAACATCGCACCCGGCCGTTCGTTGCGGTCATCCAAAATCACATCGACGCCTGCTTCTAGCAAGGTCTCATACAGGGCATCCGCAGCCTCTTTAACGGCCGCAAAGCGGTCAGGGCTGATGGGGCACAACACGACGGTAAACGGCGCCAAGGCATCTGGCCAAATGATGCCGTTTTCGTCATGATTTTGCTCAATAGCAGCGGCCGGCAAGCGGGTGATGCCAATGCCATAGCACCCCATCTCCATGAATTGAGGCTTGCCATTGACGTCGAGGAAGGTCGCATTCATGGCACGGCTGTACTTGGTGCCCAAGTAAAAAACGTGACCCACTTCAATGCCTCGCTCAATAGCCAGAACCCCCTTGCCGTCTGGCGATAAATCACCAGTAACCACATTGCGTAAGTCCGCAACCAAGTCAGGCTCGGGCAGGTCGCGGCCCCAGTTGACGCCAACCAAGTGGTAATCCTCTTCATTGGCACCGCACACCCAATCGCTCATCAAGGCGACTTCGCGGTCTACGATCAGGCGTACAGGTTTTTTCAAACCGATGGGGCCCAAGTAACCCGGCTTGCAGCCAAAGTGCTCGTCAATTTCTGCCAAGGTGGCAAAGCGGAAATCGGCCATCCCGTCCAGCTTGCCTACCTTGACTTCATTCATCTCGCGGTCGCCGCGCAGCAACAGCAATGACACTTGCGTCTTGATGATGTTGCCCGCCTCGTCTTTGGTATCTGTAGCCACAACCAATGACTTGATAGACGACGACAGTGAAAAGCCTAAAAACTCTGCCACATCAGCACAGGTGCTCTTGCCTGGTGTCGCCACTTTGGACATGGCTTGCGCAGCATCAGCACGCGGGCCCACCGGCGCCAATGCTTCTGCTTTCTCCATGTTGGCTGCGTAGTCGCTGCCTGGGCAGTAAACGATAGCGTCTTCACCGGTGGCGGCTATCACTTGAAACTCTTCAGACAAGTCTCCGCCAATCGCGCCGCTGTCGGCGGCAACGGCTCGGTAAGTCAGACCAAAACGGTCAAATATCTTGCGATAAGCCTTGGCCATGACTTGGTAGCTGGCCTTAGCCGCATCCACATCGCGGTCAAAGCTGTAGGCGTCTTTCATGGTGAACTCACGTCCGCGCATCAGGCCAAAGCGTGGGCGACGTTCGTCACGGAACTTGGTTTGAATTTGGTAGAAATTCTTGGGAAGCTGTTTGTAGCTCTTGATTTCTTGACGCGCGATGTCCGTCACCACTTCTTCGCTGGTCGGCTGCACCACAAAGTCGCGGCCATGGCGGTCTTTGATACGCAGCAGCTCGGGGCCCATTTTTTCGAAGCGACCGGTTTCCTGCCACAGCTCGGCGGGTTGAACCACAGGCATAGTCATTTCAATCGCGCCAGCACGGTTCATTTCCTCCCGCACGATGGCTTCCACTTTGCGGATCACCCGCAAGCCCATGGGCATGTAGTTGTAAACCCCGGCGCCGATCTTCTTGATCATGCCTGCGCGCATCATCAGCTTGTGGCTGACAACTTCAGCGTCCGCAGGCGCTTCTTTGAGGGTGGAGATAAGGAATTGAGACGCTTTCATGGCACAGCTCGCAGAATTACGGTGACCTTCGCCCCTTGATACACCGCAAGTGCTGTGCATAATGAACGAAGTTTAAAATTTGAGGTTTGATTATGCTTGACAGGGACGGCT is from Rhodoferax aquaticus and encodes:
- a CDS encoding lytic transglycosylase domain-containing protein, translated to MTVPTGGVAVVSRRNCLLRASVLGFPLFFQEQARAGGQLEEPLIDSVRTALSSAIRNSAPPIPEFQDTESRLKYLRWLGSMSERLKKKKPEWEVRKEFLQTVWYESKRAGLDVTLVLGLIQVESNFRKFAVSSVGARGYMQVMPFWTRAIGDGDAGKLFHMQTNLRFGCVILRHYLDIEKGNLFLTLGRYNGSRGKAPYPDAVLGAKRNWEFAG
- a CDS encoding proline--tRNA ligase, with protein sequence MKASQFLISTLKEAPADAEVVSHKLMMRAGMIKKIGAGVYNYMPMGLRVIRKVEAIVREEMNRAGAIEMTMPVVQPAELWQETGRFEKMGPELLRIKDRHGRDFVVQPTSEEVVTDIARQEIKSYKQLPKNFYQIQTKFRDERRPRFGLMRGREFTMKDAYSFDRDVDAAKASYQVMAKAYRKIFDRFGLTYRAVAADSGAIGGDLSEEFQVIAATGEDAIVYCPGSDYAANMEKAEALAPVGPRADAAQAMSKVATPGKSTCADVAEFLGFSLSSSIKSLVVATDTKDEAGNIIKTQVSLLLLRGDREMNEVKVGKLDGMADFRFATLAEIDEHFGCKPGYLGPIGLKKPVRLIVDREVALMSDWVCGANEEDYHLVGVNWGRDLPEPDLVADLRNVVTGDLSPDGKGVLAIERGIEVGHVFYLGTKYSRAMNATFLDVNGKPQFMEMGCYGIGITRLPAAAIEQNHDENGIIWPDALAPFTVVLCPISPDRFAAVKEAADALYETLLEAGVDVILDDRNERPGAMFADWELIGVPHRVTIGDRGLKEGMVEYQHRKDAASSQVALTEIAGLIQSRLKA